AGATGAAAATATTAATCAACTGATTGTGGATCGCCTGTTAATAGGGTTATCCAACGAGAAAAAGGTAACAATCATTGCTAATGCGATCGCTCAATACGCCGATCAACTACCGGGTGCTTTTACTGTAATTTCCCCTACCACAATTCGGATTCGGAAAATGGAGAAATGATGGGATGAAGGAAATTAGCCGTCCAGAAACTCGGCTTCTCCTGGGAAGTGCGTATCGGCAGCAGAAATTTAATAAAAATTTAAACTCTCAGAAACAGAAATAGCTATTACCTTTTTGGTAATGAATCTTTCCCACCTGCTCCGGCAGGTCTGTCGGATTTTTTTTGTGCCAATTTTTGGAGAGGGGATATTTAGTCCCCTTTCAATTATTTAAAGTTATGATGAACAAGGAAGTAATTAATGAAACCTATAAATATCGAGAGAGAAACATTTCTCACTTTCTAGGATGGGCGAAGCCCGACGGAGGCGATCGCACCGATCGCACAATTTTCAACTTTTTCAGCAAGCCCTATCTACAGAGATCTGTAGCGTAAATGAATAGATTTGATATTACAATCGCTTCTGGATACTCTGACCATGGGTATCTGTTCCACAGGTATGCAACAAGTTATAGGACTCGCCCAGTTGTCGCACTTGAGCCGTTTGTTTAGGACTCGGTGTCCAAGGCGTAGGATTATTGTAAGCGTAATAGGTTTCTACTCCATCAATGCCCAGATGAGCAGCTTCAGGAATCAGTTCAGTGGCTGGATAACGATATCGAGCGGGATGAGCCAAAACAGCTAAACCCCCCGCCTCATGGATAGCATCAATCACCGCAGAGGCTTGATAGGCTTTTCCCTTCACCGCATGACCTTGGAGATAGGGCTTTAAGACTCGATGATCGGGGTCAAAGGCATAGCCAAGAATGTGAACTTCAGTTTTCAATAGATAGGCATTGATTTCCACACCACTCCAGAGGTGGAGGGGGGGTTTAGGGTTGAGATTGGGATGATTGAGCCAGTTGTGGGCCACCTTGTAACCGTCAACACTATGGTGATCGGTGATTGCCAGTCCTTGTAATCCGATCGCGATCGCCTGGTCAATAATCTCTTCCGGGCGTAATTTGCCATCAGAAAACTGGGTATGCATGTGAAAGTTATAGGAATGGGGACAACTCCTTTCCTCAATGTGTGCGAATACTTCTCTGAGGGCCCGTGCTTCCTCCTGTTCTCCCCCCTGGTTTGATGAGGTTGGAGCTGGAGCTAGATTGATCATCATCTTTCTCAATCTCAAGATAAACTCTTGTTGTCTACTATAGCCAATTTTGAACTTATGTAACATCTCTTTCTCGATTGAGAAGAATCATGACAGTCATAAGTCGAGCTAAGAGGCAATTGTACTCACTGGAGTCGAATCGGAGGTTTTCAGTTCCCTTGGGCTATTTCCCCGAATGGCCCGAAACATGCCAAACCGACATAAACCCGTACCAAAGGCGACACGCATCAGTAACAGGGTGGGCACTTCTCGCAGAGATTTAATCAAACCGGGTAGGCCAAATTTAATCAACCCTTCTGGTCGAGCGACTCCTTGCCAAATGGAATCGAGCCAGGAGGGAAGGGTTTCTTCTGTCCAATCCTCAGTGATGACCTGTCCTTCGGTGTATCCT
This portion of the Roseofilum capinflatum BLCC-M114 genome encodes:
- a CDS encoding PHP domain-containing protein, with translation MMINLAPAPTSSNQGGEQEEARALREVFAHIEERSCPHSYNFHMHTQFSDGKLRPEEIIDQAIAIGLQGLAITDHHSVDGYKVAHNWLNHPNLNPKPPLHLWSGVEINAYLLKTEVHILGYAFDPDHRVLKPYLQGHAVKGKAYQASAVIDAIHEAGGLAVLAHPARYRYPATELIPEAAHLGIDGVETYYAYNNPTPWTPSPKQTAQVRQLGESYNLLHTCGTDTHGQSIQKRL